One stretch of Tenrec ecaudatus isolate mTenEca1 chromosome 18, mTenEca1.hap1, whole genome shotgun sequence DNA includes these proteins:
- the MEAK7 gene encoding MTOR-associated protein MEAK7 isoform X1, with translation MGNSPSQSAQSCPSQLLPQEQAKVDRLFDTLAAHGSHSHGSPRSFSLQALKAHVGGALPEAMVTRLYDGMRRLDLPGRHPGPSERVSQAQFTMAMSHLLKGSSGEKSLLLLKMVPGKGSSVKARDIQKFTEELVSSVLHVLDFRRELRGWTWKETPGTPSRVQVMAAQLLSEMRLPGGKQLLEAEQLDCMCGQAEVEDWVFRVPLVATFLGVVIRQGLQVLTASLSLADLIPKRHVDPGQEVASLLDVLSVIYLNGHLPQEHRRSWRLLFSSELHGHSFAQLCGRITRRGPCLLLLEDLAGHVFGGFASCSWEIKPQFQGDNKCFLFSVFPRMAVHTCTGYNDHFMYLNQGQQTIPNGLGMGGQHGYFGLWIDVDFGKGHSKAKPTCTTYNSPQLSAQEDFCFHRIEVWGIGDAESQPASSKKSILDRDPEATALLEISGRGRHSEGLREVPDDA, from the exons ATGGGGAACAGCCCCAGCCAATCGGCCCAGAGCTGCCCTTCCCAGCTCCTCCCTCAGGAGCAAGCCAAGGTGGACCGGCTGTTTGATACCCTCGCTGCCCATGGGAGCCACTCACACGGCTCACCCCGTTCCTTCTCCCTGCAGGCGCTGAAG GCCCATGTTGGAGGAGCACTCCCTGAGGCCATGGTCACCCGGCTGTATGATGGCATGCGGAGGCTGGACTTGCCGGGCAGGCACCCAGGCCCCAGCGAGAGGGTCTCCCAGGCACAGTTCACCATGGCCATGTCCCATCTGCTGAAGGGCAGCTCCGGCGAGAAGAGCCTGCTGCTGCTGAAGATGGTCCCTGGCAAGGGCAGCTCGGTGAAGGCCAGGGACATCCAGAAG TTCACAGAGGAGCTGGTCAGCTCTGTGCTGCATGTGCTGGACTTCAGACGGGAGCTGAGGGGCTGGACGTGGAAGGAGACCCCGGGCACCCCGTCCAGGGTGCAGGTGATGGCTGCCCAGCTGCTCTCAGAGATGAGGCTACCag gtGGCAAGCAGCTTCTGGAGGCCGAGCAGCTGGACTGCATGTGTGGCCAGGCCGAGGTCGAGGACTGGGTGTTCCGGGTCCCCCTCGTGGCCACGTTCCTGGGCGTGGTCATTCGCCAAGGCCTCCAAGTCCTGACGGCATCCCTCAGCCTAGCCGATTTGATCCCCAAGCGCCACGTGGACCCGGGGCAGGAGGTGGCGAGCCTGCTGGATGTACTGTCAGTCATCTACCTCAACGGCCACCTGCCCCAGGAGCATCGCCGGTCCTGGCGCCTGCTCTTCTCCTCTGAACTCCATGGGCACAGCTTCGCCCAGCTGTGCGGACGCATCACCCGCCGGGGGCCCTGCCTGCTCCTGCTCGAGGACCTCGCCGGCCATGTGTTTGGAGGTTTTGCCTCCTGCTCCTGGGAGATCAAGCCCCAGTTTCAAG GGGACAACAAGTGCTTCCTGTTCTCCGTGTTCCCACGCATGGCCGTGCACACGTGCACTGGGTACAACGACCACTTCATGTACCTGAACCAGGGGCAGCAGACAATCCCAAATGGGCTG GGCATGGGTGGCCAGCATGGCTACTTCGGGCTGTGGATCGACGTGGACTTTGGGAAGGGACACAGCAAAGCCAAACCCACCTGCACCACCTACAATAGCCCCCAGCTGTCTGCCCAGGAGGACTTCTGCTTCCACAGGATAGAAGTGTGGGGCATCGGGGATGCGGAGTCTCAGCCG GCCAGCAGCAAGAAGAGCATCCTGGACAGGGACCCTGAAGCCACTGCCCTGCTGGAGATCAGTGGGCGGGGCCGCCACAGCGAGGGGCTCCGAGAGGTCCCGGATGATGCGTGA
- the MEAK7 gene encoding MTOR-associated protein MEAK7 isoform X2, with amino-acid sequence MGNSPSQSAQSCPSQLLPQEQAKVDRLFDTLAAHGSHSHGSPRSFSLQALKAHVGGALPEAMVTRLYDGMRRLDLPGRHPGPSERVSQAQFTMAMSHLLKGSSGEKSLLLLKMVPGKGSSVKARDIQKFTEELVSSVLHVLDFRRELRGWTWKETPGTPSRVQVMAAQLLSEMRLPGGKQLLEAEQLDCMCGQAEVEDWVFRVPLVATFLGVVIRQGLQVLTASLSLADLIPKRHVDPGQEVASLLDVLSVIYLNGHLPQEHRRSWRLLFSSELHGHSFAQLCGRITRRGPCLLLLEDLAGHVFGGFASCSWEIKPQFQGDNKCFLFSVFPRMAVHTCTGYNDHFMYLNQGQQTIPNGLVRAWVASMATSGCGSTWTLGRDTAKPNPPAPPTIAPSCLPRRTSASTG; translated from the exons ATGGGGAACAGCCCCAGCCAATCGGCCCAGAGCTGCCCTTCCCAGCTCCTCCCTCAGGAGCAAGCCAAGGTGGACCGGCTGTTTGATACCCTCGCTGCCCATGGGAGCCACTCACACGGCTCACCCCGTTCCTTCTCCCTGCAGGCGCTGAAG GCCCATGTTGGAGGAGCACTCCCTGAGGCCATGGTCACCCGGCTGTATGATGGCATGCGGAGGCTGGACTTGCCGGGCAGGCACCCAGGCCCCAGCGAGAGGGTCTCCCAGGCACAGTTCACCATGGCCATGTCCCATCTGCTGAAGGGCAGCTCCGGCGAGAAGAGCCTGCTGCTGCTGAAGATGGTCCCTGGCAAGGGCAGCTCGGTGAAGGCCAGGGACATCCAGAAG TTCACAGAGGAGCTGGTCAGCTCTGTGCTGCATGTGCTGGACTTCAGACGGGAGCTGAGGGGCTGGACGTGGAAGGAGACCCCGGGCACCCCGTCCAGGGTGCAGGTGATGGCTGCCCAGCTGCTCTCAGAGATGAGGCTACCag gtGGCAAGCAGCTTCTGGAGGCCGAGCAGCTGGACTGCATGTGTGGCCAGGCCGAGGTCGAGGACTGGGTGTTCCGGGTCCCCCTCGTGGCCACGTTCCTGGGCGTGGTCATTCGCCAAGGCCTCCAAGTCCTGACGGCATCCCTCAGCCTAGCCGATTTGATCCCCAAGCGCCACGTGGACCCGGGGCAGGAGGTGGCGAGCCTGCTGGATGTACTGTCAGTCATCTACCTCAACGGCCACCTGCCCCAGGAGCATCGCCGGTCCTGGCGCCTGCTCTTCTCCTCTGAACTCCATGGGCACAGCTTCGCCCAGCTGTGCGGACGCATCACCCGCCGGGGGCCCTGCCTGCTCCTGCTCGAGGACCTCGCCGGCCATGTGTTTGGAGGTTTTGCCTCCTGCTCCTGGGAGATCAAGCCCCAGTTTCAAG GGGACAACAAGTGCTTCCTGTTCTCCGTGTTCCCACGCATGGCCGTGCACACGTGCACTGGGTACAACGACCACTTCATGTACCTGAACCAGGGGCAGCAGACAATCCCAAATGGGCTGGTAAG GGCATGGGTGGCCAGCATGGCTACTTCGGGCTGTGGATCGACGTGGACTTTGGGAAGGGACACAGCAAAGCCAAACCCACCTGCACCACCTACAATAGCCCCCAGCTGTCTGCCCAGGAGGACTTCTGCTTCCACAGGATAG